From a single Canis aureus isolate CA01 chromosome 5, VMU_Caureus_v.1.0, whole genome shotgun sequence genomic region:
- the ADCY7 gene encoding adenylate cyclase type 7 isoform X2 — MPAKGRYFLNEGEEDPDQAALYGKYRLTSQHGPLLLTLLLVAVTACVALIIISFVCGDPSGHQAVLGMAFFTFAAFVVLYVLVYVECLVSRWLRASALLIWVCLMMLGYMLVFDSWINTTSVRAQVPFFLFIVFVVYTLLPFSMQGAIAAGVISSISHLLVLGAIMGAFTAPSIQVGLQLLANAVIFLCGNLTGAFHKHHMQDASRELFTYTVKCIQIRRKLRIEKRQQENLLLSVLPAHISMGMKLAIIERLKERGDRRYMPDNNFHSLYVKRHQNVSILYADIVGFTRLASDCSPKELVVVLNELFGKFDQIAKANECMRIKILGDCYYCVSGLPVSLPTHARNCVKMGLDMCEAIKQVREATGVDISMRVGIHSGNVLCGVIGLRKWQYDVWSHDVSLANRMEAAGVPGRVHITEATLNHLDKAYEVEDGHGQQRDPYLKEMNIRTYLVIDPRSQQPPPPSQHLPKPKGDAALKMRASVRMTRYLESWGAARPFAHLNHRESVSSGETPVTRGRRPKTIPLRRHRTPDRSASPKGRSEDDSYDEEMLSAIEGLSSTRPCCSKSDDFYMFGFFFVEKGLEREYRLAPIPRARHYFACASLIFVCILLVHVLLMPRMVTLGVSFGLVACVLGLVLGLCFAHKFLRCCPARGTLQAISKRVETQPLLRLSLAILTIGSLLSIAIVNLPLMPFPALGLPAGNQTSLSPSPRAVSRELMPCDLLPYYTCSCILAFVACSVFLRMSLELKVAMLTVGLVTYLVLFNISPCWKSDCSDYGQANLTKTNGTLSSSLCLWKDLKVMINFYLVLFYVTLIMLSRQIDYYCRLDCLWKKKFKKEHEEFETMENVNRLLLENVLPAHVAAHFIGDKLNEDWYHQSYDCVCVMFASVPDFKVFYTECDVNKEGLECLRLLNEIIADFDELLLKPKFSSVEKIKTIGSTYMAAAGLSSPSGTENQDLERQHAHIGIMVEFSIALMSKLDGINRHSFNSFRLRVGINHGPVIAGVIGARKPQYDIWGNTVNVASRMESTGELGKIQVTEETCTILQGLGYSCECRGLINVKGKGELRTYFVCTDTAKFQGLGLN, encoded by the exons ATGCCGGCCAAGGGGCGCTATTTCCTCAACGAGGGTGAAGAGGACCCTGACCAGGCTGCGCTCTACGGGAAGTACCGCCTCACCAGCCAGCACGGGCCGCTGCTGCTCACGCTCCTGCTGGTGGCTGTCACTGCCTGCGTCGCCCTCATCATCATCAGCTTCGTCTGCGGG GACCCCTCTGGACACCAGGCTGTCCTGGGGATGGCCTTCTTCACATTTGCCGCGTTTGTGGTTCTCTACGTGTTGGTGTACGTGGAGTGCCTCGTCTCGCGGTGGCTCAGGGCCTCAGCGCTGCTCATCTGGGTCTGCCTCATGATGCTGGGCTACATGCTGGTGTTCGACTCATGGATCAACACAACTTCTGTGCGGGCGCAG GtacccttcttcctcttcattgTCTTTGTGGTGTACACGCTGCTGCCCTTCAGCATGCAGGGGGCCATCGCGGCAGGAGTAATCTCCAGCATCTCCCACCTCCTGGTGCTCGGTGCTATCATGGGGGCCTTTACGGCACCCAGCATCCAGGTGGGACTACAG CTGCTGGCCAATGCTGTCATCTTCCTGTGCGGGAACCTCACGGGTGCGTTCCACAAGCACCATATGCAGGACGCCTCCCGAGAGCTCTTCACCTACACTGTGAAGTGCATCCAGATCCGTCGCAAGCTGCGCATCGAGAAGCGCCAGCAG GAGAACCTGTTGCTGTCGGTGCTGCCGGCGCACATCTCCATGGGCATGAAGCTAGCCATCATCGAGCGGCTCAAGGAGCGCGGGGACCGCCGCTACATGCCCGACAACAACTTCCACAGCCTGTATGTCAAGCGGCACCAGAACGTCAG CATCCTCTATGCTGACATCGTGGGCTTCACGCGGCTGGCCAGCGACTGCTCCCCCAAAGAGTTGGTGGTGGTGCTGAACGAGCTCTTCGGCAAGTTTGACCAGATCGCCAAG GCCAACGAGTGTATGCGGATCAAGATCCTGGGAGACTGCTACTACTGCGTGTCGGGTCTGCCCGTATCCCTGCCCACCCACGCCCGGAACTGTGTGAAGATGGGGCTGGACATGTGTGAGGCCATCAA GCAGGTGCGAGAGGCCACGGGTGTGGATATTAGCATGCGAGTGGGCATACACTCAGGAAACGTGCTGTGTGGTGTCATCGGGCTGCGCAAGTGGCAGTACGATGTGTGGTCTCACGACGTGTCCCTGGCCAACAGGATGGAGGCAGCTGGAGTCCCAGG CCGGGTGCACATCACCGAGGCGACACTGAACCACCTGGACAAGGCGTATGAGGTGGAGGATGGGCACGGGCAGCAGCGGGACCCCTACCTGAAGGAGATGAACATTCGCACCTACCTAGTCATCGACCCCAGG AGCCAGCAGCCGCCCCCGCCCAGCCAGCACCTCCCCAAGCCCAAGGGGGATGCAGCCCTGAAGATGCGGGCGTCAGTGCGCATGACCCGCTACCTGGAGTCCTGGGGGGCCGCGCGGCCCTTTGCGCACCTCAACCACCGTGAGAGCGTGAGCAGCGGCGAGACCCCGGTCACCAGGGGTCGGAGGCCCAAG ACTATTCCCCTGCGGCGCCACCGGACCCCTGACAG GAGCGCGTCCCCCAAGGGACGGTCGGAGGACGACTCGTACGATGAGGAGATGCTGTCAGCCATCGAGGGGCTTAGCTCCACGAG GCCCTGCTGCTCCAAGTCTGATGACTTCTACATGTTTGGATTCTTCTTTGTGGAGAAGGGCTTAGAGCGAGAg TACCGCCTGGCGCCCATCCCCCGGGCCCGCCACTACTTCGCCTGCGCCAGCCTCATCTTCGTCTGCATCCTGCTGGTCCACGTCCTGCTCATGCCCAG GATGGTGACTCTGGGTGTGTCCTTCGGGCTGGTGGCCTGTGTGCTGGGGCTGGTGCTGGGCCTCTGCTTTGCCCACAAGTTCCTG AGGTGCTGCCCGGCGCGGGGAACGTTGCAGGCCATCTCCAAGAGGGTGGAGACCCAGCCCCTGCTGCGATTGTCTCTGGCCATCCTGACTATTGGCAGCCTGCTCAGCATCGCCATCGTCAACCTG CCCCTGATGCCTTtcccagccctggggctgcctgcgGGCAACCAGACGAGCCTGAGTCCGAGTCCGAGGGCCGTCAGCAGGGAGCTGATGCCGTGCGACCTCCTCCCG taTTACACCTGTAGCTGCATCCTGGCCTTTGTCGCTTGCTCGGTCTTCCTGCGGATGAGCCTGGAGCTGAAGGTCGCGATGTTGACAGTGGGCCTGGTGACCTACCTGGTGCTCTTCAATATCTCCCCGTGCTGGAAGTCGGACTGCTCGGACTACGGCCAGGCCAACCTCACCAAGACCAACGGAACCCTCAG CTCCTCATTGTGTTTGTGGAAGGATCTGAAGGTGATGATCAACTTCTACCTGGTTCTGTTTTACGTCACCCTCATCATGCTCTCCAGACAG ATTGACTACTACTGCCGCTTGGACTGTTTGTGGAAGAAGAAGTTCAAGAAGGAACATGAGGAGTTTGAAACCATGGAGAACGTGAACCGCCTTCTTCTGGAGAACGTCTTGCCAGCCCACGTGGCCGCTCACTTCATCGGCGACAAGTTAAATGAG GACTGGTACCATCAGTCCTACGACTGCGTGTGTGTCATGTTTGCGTCCGTACCGGACTTCAAAGTCTTCTACACGGAGTGTGACGTCAACAAGGAGGGGCTGGAGTGTCTGCGCCTGCTCAACGAGATCATCGCTGACTTCGATGAG CTGCTCCTAAAGCCCAAGTTCAGCAGTGTTGAGAAGATCAAGACCATTGGCAGCACGTACATGGCAGCTGCGGGGCTCAGCAGCCCCTCAGGGACTGAGAACCAG GACCTGGAGCGGCAACATGCGCACATTGGCATCATGGTGGAGTTCAGCATCGCCCTGATGAGCAAGCTGGATGGCATCAACCGGCATTCCTTCAACTCCTTCCGCCTCCGAGTTG GCATAAACCATGGGCCAGTGATCGCTGGAGTGATTGGGGCCCGAAAGCCTCAGTATGACATCTGGGGAAACACCGTCAATGTCGCCAGCCGGATGGAGAGCACTGGAGAACTTGGCAAGATCCAG GTTACTGAAGAGACATGCACCATCCTCCAGGGACTAGGTTATTCTTGCGAATGCCGAGGACTGATCAACGTCAAAGGCAAAGGCGAACTGAGGACTTACTTTGTCTGTACAGACACTGCCAAGTTCCAAGGGTTGGGACTGAACTGA
- the ADCY7 gene encoding adenylate cyclase type 7 isoform X1 — translation MPAKGRYFLNEGEEDPDQAALYGKYRLTSQHGPLLLTLLLVAVTACVALIIISFVCGDPSGHQAVLGMAFFTFAAFVVLYVLVYVECLVSRWLRASALLIWVCLMMLGYMLVFDSWINTTSVRAQVPFFLFIVFVVYTLLPFSMQGAIAAGVISSISHLLVLGAIMGAFTAPSIQVGLQLLANAVIFLCGNLTGAFHKHHMQDASRELFTYTVKCIQIRRKLRIEKRQQENLLLSVLPAHISMGMKLAIIERLKERGDRRYMPDNNFHSLYVKRHQNVSILYADIVGFTRLASDCSPKELVVVLNELFGKFDQIAKANECMRIKILGDCYYCVSGLPVSLPTHARNCVKMGLDMCEAIKQVREATGVDISMRVGIHSGNVLCGVIGLRKWQYDVWSHDVSLANRMEAAGVPGRVHITEATLNHLDKAYEVEDGHGQQRDPYLKEMNIRTYLVIDPRSQQPPPPSQHLPKPKGDAALKMRASVRMTRYLESWGAARPFAHLNHRESVSSGETPVTRGRRPKTIPLRRHRTPDRSASPKGRSEDDSYDEEMLSAIEGLSSTRPCCSKSDDFYMFGFFFVEKGLEREYRLAPIPRARHYFACASLIFVCILLVHVLLMPRMVTLGVSFGLVACVLGLVLGLCFAHKFLRCCPARGTLQAISKRVETQPLLRLSLAILTIGSLLSIAIVNLPLMPFPALGLPAGNQTSLSPSPRAVSRELMPCDLLPYYTCSCILAFVACSVFLRMSLELKVAMLTVGLVTYLVLFNISPCWKSDCSDYGQANLTKTNGTLSSSSLCLWKDLKVMINFYLVLFYVTLIMLSRQIDYYCRLDCLWKKKFKKEHEEFETMENVNRLLLENVLPAHVAAHFIGDKLNEDWYHQSYDCVCVMFASVPDFKVFYTECDVNKEGLECLRLLNEIIADFDELLLKPKFSSVEKIKTIGSTYMAAAGLSSPSGTENQDLERQHAHIGIMVEFSIALMSKLDGINRHSFNSFRLRVGINHGPVIAGVIGARKPQYDIWGNTVNVASRMESTGELGKIQVTEETCTILQGLGYSCECRGLINVKGKGELRTYFVCTDTAKFQGLGLN, via the exons ATGCCGGCCAAGGGGCGCTATTTCCTCAACGAGGGTGAAGAGGACCCTGACCAGGCTGCGCTCTACGGGAAGTACCGCCTCACCAGCCAGCACGGGCCGCTGCTGCTCACGCTCCTGCTGGTGGCTGTCACTGCCTGCGTCGCCCTCATCATCATCAGCTTCGTCTGCGGG GACCCCTCTGGACACCAGGCTGTCCTGGGGATGGCCTTCTTCACATTTGCCGCGTTTGTGGTTCTCTACGTGTTGGTGTACGTGGAGTGCCTCGTCTCGCGGTGGCTCAGGGCCTCAGCGCTGCTCATCTGGGTCTGCCTCATGATGCTGGGCTACATGCTGGTGTTCGACTCATGGATCAACACAACTTCTGTGCGGGCGCAG GtacccttcttcctcttcattgTCTTTGTGGTGTACACGCTGCTGCCCTTCAGCATGCAGGGGGCCATCGCGGCAGGAGTAATCTCCAGCATCTCCCACCTCCTGGTGCTCGGTGCTATCATGGGGGCCTTTACGGCACCCAGCATCCAGGTGGGACTACAG CTGCTGGCCAATGCTGTCATCTTCCTGTGCGGGAACCTCACGGGTGCGTTCCACAAGCACCATATGCAGGACGCCTCCCGAGAGCTCTTCACCTACACTGTGAAGTGCATCCAGATCCGTCGCAAGCTGCGCATCGAGAAGCGCCAGCAG GAGAACCTGTTGCTGTCGGTGCTGCCGGCGCACATCTCCATGGGCATGAAGCTAGCCATCATCGAGCGGCTCAAGGAGCGCGGGGACCGCCGCTACATGCCCGACAACAACTTCCACAGCCTGTATGTCAAGCGGCACCAGAACGTCAG CATCCTCTATGCTGACATCGTGGGCTTCACGCGGCTGGCCAGCGACTGCTCCCCCAAAGAGTTGGTGGTGGTGCTGAACGAGCTCTTCGGCAAGTTTGACCAGATCGCCAAG GCCAACGAGTGTATGCGGATCAAGATCCTGGGAGACTGCTACTACTGCGTGTCGGGTCTGCCCGTATCCCTGCCCACCCACGCCCGGAACTGTGTGAAGATGGGGCTGGACATGTGTGAGGCCATCAA GCAGGTGCGAGAGGCCACGGGTGTGGATATTAGCATGCGAGTGGGCATACACTCAGGAAACGTGCTGTGTGGTGTCATCGGGCTGCGCAAGTGGCAGTACGATGTGTGGTCTCACGACGTGTCCCTGGCCAACAGGATGGAGGCAGCTGGAGTCCCAGG CCGGGTGCACATCACCGAGGCGACACTGAACCACCTGGACAAGGCGTATGAGGTGGAGGATGGGCACGGGCAGCAGCGGGACCCCTACCTGAAGGAGATGAACATTCGCACCTACCTAGTCATCGACCCCAGG AGCCAGCAGCCGCCCCCGCCCAGCCAGCACCTCCCCAAGCCCAAGGGGGATGCAGCCCTGAAGATGCGGGCGTCAGTGCGCATGACCCGCTACCTGGAGTCCTGGGGGGCCGCGCGGCCCTTTGCGCACCTCAACCACCGTGAGAGCGTGAGCAGCGGCGAGACCCCGGTCACCAGGGGTCGGAGGCCCAAG ACTATTCCCCTGCGGCGCCACCGGACCCCTGACAG GAGCGCGTCCCCCAAGGGACGGTCGGAGGACGACTCGTACGATGAGGAGATGCTGTCAGCCATCGAGGGGCTTAGCTCCACGAG GCCCTGCTGCTCCAAGTCTGATGACTTCTACATGTTTGGATTCTTCTTTGTGGAGAAGGGCTTAGAGCGAGAg TACCGCCTGGCGCCCATCCCCCGGGCCCGCCACTACTTCGCCTGCGCCAGCCTCATCTTCGTCTGCATCCTGCTGGTCCACGTCCTGCTCATGCCCAG GATGGTGACTCTGGGTGTGTCCTTCGGGCTGGTGGCCTGTGTGCTGGGGCTGGTGCTGGGCCTCTGCTTTGCCCACAAGTTCCTG AGGTGCTGCCCGGCGCGGGGAACGTTGCAGGCCATCTCCAAGAGGGTGGAGACCCAGCCCCTGCTGCGATTGTCTCTGGCCATCCTGACTATTGGCAGCCTGCTCAGCATCGCCATCGTCAACCTG CCCCTGATGCCTTtcccagccctggggctgcctgcgGGCAACCAGACGAGCCTGAGTCCGAGTCCGAGGGCCGTCAGCAGGGAGCTGATGCCGTGCGACCTCCTCCCG taTTACACCTGTAGCTGCATCCTGGCCTTTGTCGCTTGCTCGGTCTTCCTGCGGATGAGCCTGGAGCTGAAGGTCGCGATGTTGACAGTGGGCCTGGTGACCTACCTGGTGCTCTTCAATATCTCCCCGTGCTGGAAGTCGGACTGCTCGGACTACGGCCAGGCCAACCTCACCAAGACCAACGGAACCCTCAG CAGCTCCTCATTGTGTTTGTGGAAGGATCTGAAGGTGATGATCAACTTCTACCTGGTTCTGTTTTACGTCACCCTCATCATGCTCTCCAGACAG ATTGACTACTACTGCCGCTTGGACTGTTTGTGGAAGAAGAAGTTCAAGAAGGAACATGAGGAGTTTGAAACCATGGAGAACGTGAACCGCCTTCTTCTGGAGAACGTCTTGCCAGCCCACGTGGCCGCTCACTTCATCGGCGACAAGTTAAATGAG GACTGGTACCATCAGTCCTACGACTGCGTGTGTGTCATGTTTGCGTCCGTACCGGACTTCAAAGTCTTCTACACGGAGTGTGACGTCAACAAGGAGGGGCTGGAGTGTCTGCGCCTGCTCAACGAGATCATCGCTGACTTCGATGAG CTGCTCCTAAAGCCCAAGTTCAGCAGTGTTGAGAAGATCAAGACCATTGGCAGCACGTACATGGCAGCTGCGGGGCTCAGCAGCCCCTCAGGGACTGAGAACCAG GACCTGGAGCGGCAACATGCGCACATTGGCATCATGGTGGAGTTCAGCATCGCCCTGATGAGCAAGCTGGATGGCATCAACCGGCATTCCTTCAACTCCTTCCGCCTCCGAGTTG GCATAAACCATGGGCCAGTGATCGCTGGAGTGATTGGGGCCCGAAAGCCTCAGTATGACATCTGGGGAAACACCGTCAATGTCGCCAGCCGGATGGAGAGCACTGGAGAACTTGGCAAGATCCAG GTTACTGAAGAGACATGCACCATCCTCCAGGGACTAGGTTATTCTTGCGAATGCCGAGGACTGATCAACGTCAAAGGCAAAGGCGAACTGAGGACTTACTTTGTCTGTACAGACACTGCCAAGTTCCAAGGGTTGGGACTGAACTGA